Proteins from one Nitrososphaerales archaeon genomic window:
- a CDS encoding transposase — protein sequence MPPPSDIEVGKPRITRRSPVRPTSKLCPKCLKPLQKGSKLGGWLVPQDYYCTSCGYKGTVYLEKASHNEGES from the coding sequence ATGCCACCGCCGAGCGACATCGAGGTCGGGAAACCCAGGATAACTCGGAGGAGCCCTGTTCGCCCAACTTCGAAGCTTTGCCCGAAGTGCCTGAAGCCGCTCCAGAAGGGGAGCAAGCTCGGAGGTTGGCTGGTCCCTCAAGACTACTACTGCACCAGCTGCGGTTACAAGGGGACCGTCTACTTAGAGAAAGCCTCGCACAATGAGGGAGAGAGCTGA
- a CDS encoding zinc-binding dehydrogenase → MKAARFYAPRDVRLEDVPEPEVGPGELLIEVLASDMCGTDLKTFMRGHPLIKPPITIGHEYSGVVKEAGRGAKFRRGDRIVASNSAPCMKCEMCKRGSYTLCSSITEGLVGFSVPGSYSEYLLVPRNIAEVNTYRFKRSKPEEIACSEPLASVIHALDRVQVERGERVAIVGAGALGLMFLQLLKAKGAEVIVANRSGGRLEVASRLGADSVIQVDDGSLADRVRTATGGLGADVVVEAVGRKETWESAFGAARNGGRVLQFGGCASGTRVEFDAGKIHYGETSVIGSFHHEPTAFRRAVRAIESGEVKTKPLITHRVSLDEIRRGFELMERGEALKVAVLP, encoded by the coding sequence TTGAAGGCTGCCCGCTTCTACGCCCCCCGCGACGTGCGGCTGGAGGATGTTCCGGAACCAGAGGTCGGCCCAGGTGAGCTGCTCATCGAGGTCCTGGCTTCTGACATGTGTGGCACGGACCTGAAGACGTTCATGAGAGGCCACCCGCTGATCAAGCCTCCGATCACGATTGGGCACGAATACAGCGGGGTCGTCAAGGAGGCAGGCCGCGGCGCGAAGTTCAGGCGTGGTGACAGGATTGTGGCGTCGAACTCCGCTCCGTGCATGAAGTGCGAGATGTGCAAACGAGGGAGTTACACCCTTTGCAGCAGTATCACCGAAGGTCTGGTCGGTTTCTCGGTTCCAGGCTCCTACTCGGAGTACCTGCTCGTTCCGAGGAACATCGCAGAGGTGAATACCTACAGGTTCAAGAGATCAAAGCCCGAAGAGATCGCATGTTCTGAGCCACTGGCTTCTGTCATACACGCGCTTGACAGGGTCCAGGTGGAACGGGGGGAGAGGGTTGCTATAGTAGGCGCAGGGGCCCTTGGTTTGATGTTCCTGCAGCTGCTGAAAGCGAAGGGTGCGGAGGTGATCGTTGCGAACAGGTCGGGTGGAAGGCTCGAGGTCGCGTCTCGGCTGGGAGCCGACAGCGTGATTCAGGTTGACGATGGGAGCCTCGCCGACAGGGTTAGGACAGCTACGGGAGGTCTAGGGGCGGACGTAGTTGTGGAGGCCGTGGGCAGAAAGGAGACTTGGGAATCTGCTTTCGGAGCAGCGCGGAACGGAGGCCGCGTCCTTCAATTCGGGGGCTGCGCCTCGGGTACGAGGGTGGAGTTCGACGCAGGGAAGATACACTACGGAGAGACGAGTGTGATCGGCTCCTTCCATCACGAGCCCACTGCGTTCAGGAGGGCGGTCAGGGCGATTGAGAGCGGCGAAGTCAAGACGAAACCGCTCATCACTCACAGAGTCAGCCTGGACGAAATTCGAAGGGGCTTCGAGCTGATGGAGCGGGGGGAAGCCCTGAAGGTCGCAGTCCTGCCTTGA
- a CDS encoding adenosine-specific kinase has protein sequence MKIEQVELLVPDGFQLVLGQSHFIKTVEDIYETLSTAVPGIKFGVAFCEASGKALVRFDGTDQRSIDLACDYASRVAAGHCFAVVLNGAFPINVLNRIKAVEEVVGIYCATSNNVVVAIAETGSGRGVLGVVDGAKSAGLEKEADKRERREFLRKIGYKR, from the coding sequence GTGAAGATCGAGCAGGTCGAACTCCTTGTCCCTGATGGTTTCCAATTAGTCCTCGGACAGAGCCACTTCATCAAGACGGTGGAAGACATCTACGAGACTCTTTCGACAGCCGTGCCTGGGATCAAGTTCGGCGTCGCCTTCTGCGAAGCCTCAGGGAAGGCCCTCGTCCGCTTCGACGGAACGGACCAGCGGTCCATCGACCTTGCGTGCGACTACGCATCGAGGGTCGCCGCCGGCCATTGCTTCGCTGTCGTGCTGAACGGTGCATTCCCGATCAACGTCCTCAACAGGATAAAGGCGGTCGAGGAGGTCGTTGGAATCTATTGTGCTACCTCAAACAACGTGGTAGTGGCGATTGCCGAAACAGGAAGCGGGAGGGGCGTGCTCGGCGTCGTCGACGGGGCGAAATCTGCTGGTCTGGAGAAGGAAGCGGATAAGCGGGAGAGGCGCGAGTTCCTGCGCAAGATCGGGTACAAGAGGTGA
- a CDS encoding transcription initiation factor IIB has product MFSDKDYTRLMKLQKAMDKCPRCGKGPMVVDSAGGELFCGSCGFVVKEKIEETGPEWRAFSKEEKDDRSRGGIPTSIAMHDMGLATVIGGVNKDASGKSLSASMKATVERLRTWDSRSQVHEPVDRNLRQAFSELDRLSDKLSVSDAVVEKAAYIYRKALERGLVRGRSISAIIAASLYAACRDTQTPRTLKDLAAVSNVKKKDIARCYRLLLKEMDLKMPVVDPTKCVSRIASKAGLSEKTKRRALEILKRAEETRISAGKDPMGLAAAALYVACTLEGEDKTQKDVAEAAGVTEVTIRNRYKGLRSALGI; this is encoded by the coding sequence ATGTTCTCAGACAAAGATTACACTCGGTTGATGAAGCTTCAGAAGGCCATGGACAAGTGCCCTCGCTGCGGCAAGGGCCCCATGGTCGTCGACAGCGCCGGAGGCGAACTCTTCTGCGGCAGCTGCGGATTCGTAGTCAAGGAGAAAATCGAAGAGACCGGCCCCGAGTGGAGGGCCTTCTCCAAGGAAGAGAAGGACGACAGGAGCAGGGGCGGCATACCGACCTCCATAGCCATGCACGACATGGGCCTGGCGACGGTGATCGGGGGCGTCAACAAGGACGCATCCGGCAAGTCGCTCTCTGCGTCAATGAAGGCCACGGTAGAGAGGCTGAGGACCTGGGACAGCAGGAGCCAGGTGCACGAGCCAGTCGACAGGAACCTGAGGCAGGCGTTCAGCGAGCTCGACAGGCTCTCTGACAAGCTCTCGGTCTCCGACGCGGTCGTCGAGAAGGCGGCCTACATCTACAGGAAGGCCCTCGAGAGGGGGCTGGTGAGGGGAAGGTCAATTTCCGCGATAATCGCAGCGTCGCTCTACGCTGCCTGCAGGGATACGCAGACTCCCAGGACTCTGAAGGACCTGGCTGCGGTGAGCAACGTCAAGAAGAAGGACATCGCTAGGTGTTACAGGCTCCTACTGAAGGAGATGGACCTCAAGATGCCGGTGGTAGACCCCACGAAGTGCGTCTCGAGAATCGCTTCAAAGGCTGGGCTCTCCGAGAAGACGAAGAGGAGGGCGCTGGAGATTCTGAAGAGGGCTGAGGAGACGAGGATCTCGGCGGGGAAGGACCCGATGGGTCTCGCTGCGGCCGCGCTCTACGTCGCGTGCACCCTTGAGGGGGAGGACAAGACGCAGAAGGACGTCGCCGAGGCCGCGGGTGTGACAGAGGTCACCATCCGGAACAGGTACAAGGGTCTCAGGTCGGCTCTCGGCATCTAA
- a CDS encoding thiamine pyrophosphate-dependent dehydrogenase E1 component subunit alpha, giving the protein MNDIVTVGTTTPTELKGLGIPDEKLKSILRKMVLARRFEEKVEELYLKMALITGPCHLYLGMEAIAAGAAEALTVDDYVLATYRGHGHAVTRDAPLDKVFAELMGRVDGTCKGLGGSMHAATWTEKKLMLATAIVGSNIPIAAGMGLAVKKKGLDAVVVAYFGDGAVNSGSFNEGVNLAAVWKVPAIFVCENNQYAMSLPEARGVASKSIAERAAAYDIPTFVADGNDPVSVYRAMKEARGICRRGDGPCFIEARTYRMKGHGIYDKADYRPSDEVREWAGKDPIAMFSKLLVDQKVLSEKEYGDMRSTIDNEIEAAVKKARASPYPEFSTLQGMVYPE; this is encoded by the coding sequence ATGAACGATATCGTCACGGTCGGAACCACTACGCCGACCGAGCTGAAGGGACTCGGGATACCTGACGAGAAGTTGAAGTCGATTCTGAGGAAGATGGTGCTGGCGAGGCGGTTTGAGGAGAAGGTCGAAGAGCTCTACCTCAAGATGGCCCTCATCACCGGGCCTTGCCACCTCTATCTCGGAATGGAAGCGATAGCGGCCGGTGCGGCTGAGGCACTCACGGTGGACGACTACGTCCTTGCGACCTACAGGGGCCATGGCCACGCGGTGACGCGGGACGCCCCGCTCGACAAGGTCTTCGCTGAGCTGATGGGGAGGGTGGACGGAACCTGCAAAGGTCTCGGCGGTTCGATGCATGCGGCCACCTGGACAGAGAAGAAGCTGATGCTTGCGACTGCCATCGTCGGGAGCAACATCCCGATAGCTGCTGGAATGGGCCTTGCCGTGAAGAAGAAGGGGCTCGACGCCGTGGTCGTGGCCTACTTTGGGGACGGGGCCGTGAATTCCGGCTCCTTCAACGAGGGGGTCAACCTGGCTGCGGTCTGGAAAGTCCCTGCCATCTTCGTGTGCGAGAACAACCAGTACGCCATGTCACTCCCCGAAGCCAGGGGGGTTGCGTCAAAGAGCATCGCAGAACGAGCCGCGGCGTATGACATTCCGACCTTCGTAGCTGACGGCAACGACCCAGTCTCAGTCTACAGGGCTATGAAGGAGGCGCGAGGAATCTGCAGAAGGGGTGACGGTCCGTGTTTCATCGAGGCTCGGACCTACAGGATGAAGGGACACGGCATTTACGACAAGGCTGATTACAGACCAAGCGACGAGGTGAGGGAGTGGGCCGGCAAAGACCCCATCGCGATGTTCAGCAAGCTTCTGGTTGACCAGAAGGTGCTTTCGGAGAAGGAATACGGCGACATGAGGTCGACAATCGACAACGAGATTGAAGCCGCAGTGAAGAAGGCCAGGGCGAGCCCCTACCCGGAGTTCTCCACGCTGCAAGGAATGGTCTACCCAGAGTGA
- a CDS encoding plastocyanin/azurin family copper-binding protein translates to MTRRSGMSNAAKAGIAIVVVIIAALAAYELYPARAGPTQTATTPSTVQIVMPAGVGSNLALNFAPAKLVVVIGVNNTIEWVNMDNVTHTVVATGVPSGAAMFASGGSGLSNGQTFTVTLAVPGTYTYHCSIHPVWMQGQIIVKQSA, encoded by the coding sequence ATGACCAGACGAAGCGGCATGAGCAACGCTGCGAAGGCTGGAATCGCTATCGTTGTGGTCATTATCGCCGCTCTTGCCGCATATGAGTTGTACCCGGCCCGTGCGGGACCGACCCAGACAGCAACGACCCCCAGCACAGTTCAGATCGTGATGCCGGCTGGAGTGGGCAGCAATCTGGCCCTCAACTTTGCCCCTGCGAAACTGGTCGTGGTGATCGGCGTCAACAACACCATCGAGTGGGTCAACATGGACAATGTCACCCATACCGTCGTGGCAACGGGCGTTCCGAGTGGCGCGGCCATGTTCGCGTCGGGAGGCTCGGGCCTAAGCAATGGACAGACATTTACCGTGACACTCGCCGTCCCTGGCACATACACGTATCACTGTAGCATTCACCCTGTCTGGATGCAGGGTCAGATAATCGTGAAGCAGTCGGCCTAG
- a CDS encoding alpha-ketoacid dehydrogenase subunit beta, giving the protein MRELTYLEALNEALSSAMERSNDVFLLGEDIGAYGGAFGVTKGLLQEFGADRVIDTPISEAAIVGAALGASLLGMKPVAEIMYMDFLPISMDQLVTHAAKLYYMSGGQLKAGLVLRTQYSLGRAHGAQHSEFLPAWFLQAPGLKVVAPSTPHDAKGLLNASLKEKGPVLFVECAMLYKSKGDVPEGYYEVPLGKADVKRQGGDMTIVAISRMVPEALAAAERLAEKGIDAEVIDPRTIQPLDRKTIIDSVSKTGRLLIASDDMKTGGVGAEIAATVFEEAFDRLKAPLSRVCSPDLPIPFASPLEKEYMPSSEKVEKAALELAKW; this is encoded by the coding sequence ATGAGAGAGCTCACCTACCTTGAGGCCCTCAATGAAGCCCTCTCGAGCGCGATGGAGAGGAGCAACGACGTCTTTCTGCTCGGTGAAGACATAGGGGCGTACGGTGGCGCCTTCGGGGTGACCAAGGGTCTGCTGCAGGAATTCGGAGCAGACAGGGTCATCGACACGCCCATCTCCGAGGCTGCAATCGTGGGGGCCGCTCTCGGCGCCTCCCTCCTTGGGATGAAGCCAGTGGCGGAGATAATGTACATGGATTTCTTGCCGATATCGATGGACCAACTCGTGACACACGCCGCGAAGCTCTACTACATGTCCGGAGGGCAGCTGAAGGCCGGGTTAGTGCTCAGGACACAGTACAGCCTCGGCAGGGCACACGGCGCCCAGCACTCCGAGTTCCTCCCTGCATGGTTCCTGCAGGCGCCTGGCCTAAAGGTCGTTGCTCCGTCCACTCCGCACGACGCCAAGGGCCTGCTCAACGCCTCGCTGAAGGAGAAGGGGCCAGTCCTGTTCGTCGAGTGTGCGATGCTCTACAAGAGCAAGGGAGACGTTCCTGAGGGCTACTACGAGGTCCCGCTAGGCAAGGCCGACGTGAAGAGGCAAGGAGGCGACATGACGATCGTCGCCATCTCTAGGATGGTCCCCGAGGCTCTGGCCGCTGCTGAGAGGCTTGCCGAAAAGGGAATAGACGCCGAGGTCATCGACCCTAGGACAATCCAGCCCCTTGATAGAAAGACGATCATCGACTCGGTCAGCAAGACCGGAAGGCTGCTGATAGCCTCGGACGACATGAAGACGGGCGGCGTTGGGGCAGAGATAGCAGCCACCGTCTTCGAGGAAGCCTTCGACCGCCTGAAGGCGCCTCTCTCAAGAGTATGCTCGCCAGACCTGCCCATACCTTTCGCGTCGCCACTCGAGAAGGAGTACATGCCCAGCTCTGAGAAGGTGGAGAAGGCTGCGCTCGAGCTCGCAAAGTGGTGA
- a CDS encoding alcohol dehydrogenase catalytic domain-containing protein — MKSLVLSSPGHLEIKQVPVPKAGRGELLVKMKCSGVCGTDIEKVRGEAITPPVLGHEVVGVVAKLGDGVRGLRKGDRVFAHHHAPCHKCSVCARGEYTLCAEFPKHNIRPGGFAEYFVVPRWNVERGAVLKLPGNLSFEEASFIEPLGCCLRGLEGVGAAGVKSAVIYGAGPVGLTHLLLLHSFGCRKLVMSDLSAYRLSFAKRLGASRVYDPREEGARGRAFELFGSEGPELALVATGSPAAFKSALQDVSKGGKVLLFGAPPKGATVEMNLAQYFLKGMTVVSSYSTTELETRRALRLLADRKIHLSKLVTQKFSLEEAPEAFRVAREQKCIKAVVCD; from the coding sequence TTGAAGTCGCTGGTGCTTTCGTCCCCCGGGCACCTTGAGATAAAGCAAGTCCCCGTCCCCAAAGCGGGCAGGGGCGAACTCCTGGTCAAGATGAAGTGCTCAGGGGTCTGCGGTACTGACATCGAGAAAGTCAGGGGAGAGGCGATCACTCCGCCAGTGTTGGGCCACGAGGTTGTTGGAGTAGTGGCGAAGCTGGGAGACGGAGTAAGAGGGTTGCGAAAGGGAGACAGGGTCTTCGCCCACCACCATGCGCCATGTCACAAGTGCAGTGTCTGCGCCAGGGGTGAATACACACTCTGTGCAGAGTTCCCGAAGCACAACATCAGACCTGGAGGTTTCGCAGAGTACTTTGTTGTGCCTCGCTGGAACGTCGAGCGTGGGGCAGTGCTGAAGCTTCCAGGCAACCTCTCCTTCGAGGAGGCGTCTTTCATCGAGCCGCTAGGCTGCTGCCTTCGCGGTCTGGAGGGGGTAGGTGCGGCAGGCGTAAAGAGCGCAGTCATCTACGGGGCGGGGCCTGTGGGCCTGACCCACCTTCTCCTCTTGCACAGCTTTGGCTGCAGAAAGTTGGTGATGAGCGATTTGAGCGCGTACAGGCTGAGCTTTGCGAAGAGGTTGGGTGCCTCGCGGGTTTACGACCCGAGGGAGGAGGGCGCACGGGGACGCGCCTTCGAGCTATTCGGAAGTGAAGGGCCAGAGCTCGCACTCGTTGCAACAGGGAGCCCGGCAGCCTTCAAGTCGGCATTACAGGATGTCTCCAAGGGCGGGAAGGTACTTCTCTTCGGTGCCCCGCCGAAGGGCGCGACTGTGGAAATGAATCTCGCCCAATACTTCCTGAAGGGTATGACAGTAGTCTCGAGCTATTCCACGACTGAGCTGGAAACAAGAAGGGCGCTCCGACTGCTTGCCGACCGCAAAATACACCTCTCCAAGCTCGTGACTCAGAAGTTCAGCCTGGAGGAGGCGCCTGAGGCGTTCCGCGTCGCCCGGGAGCAGAAGTGCATCAAGGCAGTAGTCTGCGACTGA
- a CDS encoding CPBP family glutamic-type intramembrane protease: MSAIYASMFLLAASQGRGLVRAVRSAFTDGFGALFSNTLLATVAALGFLAFTILVIDTLETAGGVPVGGLSGDAMNLFLSLTIAPLREEFGFRVLIIGLIAAFASIGKPWRSALKAIWRPSVAYEDVQNNTVTKAALGFALAASALTFGLVHVTSNSGWEIGKLPEAAYAGVVLGYIYIRYGFHAAVLVHWGIDYLGSVFAFFGQGAYGIPWTSDTGYFLQQVVTVDMIGVLGVSSFLVVSYLGIRWVLKRREEAASLRFEV, encoded by the coding sequence ATGAGCGCAATCTACGCTTCGATGTTCCTCCTCGCTGCGAGCCAGGGACGAGGTCTGGTCCGAGCGGTGAGGAGTGCTTTCACAGACGGATTCGGCGCGCTCTTCTCGAACACGCTCCTAGCAACCGTGGCTGCCTTGGGGTTCCTTGCCTTCACCATTCTTGTCATAGACACACTTGAAACCGCAGGGGGCGTGCCTGTGGGAGGGCTGAGCGGCGACGCCATGAACCTCTTTCTCAGCCTGACAATCGCACCACTCCGAGAGGAGTTCGGTTTCAGAGTCCTCATCATCGGGCTGATAGCGGCGTTCGCCTCCATCGGAAAGCCGTGGAGGTCTGCCCTCAAGGCCATCTGGAGGCCGTCGGTGGCGTACGAGGATGTGCAGAACAACACCGTGACGAAAGCGGCTCTTGGGTTCGCACTCGCCGCCAGCGCCTTGACCTTCGGACTGGTCCACGTAACCTCGAACTCAGGTTGGGAGATTGGAAAGCTCCCCGAGGCTGCCTACGCCGGGGTCGTGCTCGGGTACATCTACATCAGATACGGCTTCCACGCTGCTGTCTTGGTGCATTGGGGGATCGATTACCTTGGAAGCGTCTTCGCTTTCTTTGGCCAAGGCGCGTACGGAATCCCCTGGACGTCGGACACCGGCTACTTCCTTCAGCAGGTCGTGACAGTCGACATGATCGGTGTGCTTGGAGTGTCGAGCTTCCTCGTTGTGTCATACCTAGGGATACGCTGGGTCCTCAAACGAAGGGAGGAGGCAGCGTCTCTCAGGTTCGAAGTTTGA